From a single Prionailurus bengalensis isolate Pbe53 chromosome A1, Fcat_Pben_1.1_paternal_pri, whole genome shotgun sequence genomic region:
- the PCBD2 gene encoding pterin-4-alpha-carbinolamine dehydratase 2 isoform X2 — MSRVALQAEKMNHHPEWFNVYNKVQITLTSHDYGGLTKRDVKLAKFIEKAAASV, encoded by the exons ATGTCCCGAGTTGCCCTGCAAGCCGAGAAGATGAATCACCACCCGGAATGGTTCAATGTGTATAACAAG GTGCAGATAACCCTAACCTCGCATGACTATGGTGGACTGACCAAGAGAGATGTGAAACTGGCCAAGTTTATTGAAAAAGCAGCTGCTTCTGTGTGA